In Lapillicoccus jejuensis, the DNA window GTGGGCCGGCTGGCCCTTCCTCGTGCGCGGCTGGGCCTCGGTGCGGACGCGCAACCTCAACATGTTCACGCTCGTCGCGCTGGGCACGGTCGTGTCGTGGGCCTTCAGCGTCGTCGCCACCCTCGCGCCGGGGCTGCTGCCGGCGGCGTTCCGCTCCGGCATGGGCGAGGTCGACACCTACTTCGAGCCGGCGGCCGTCATCACCGTCCTCGTCCTGCTCGGGCAGGTCCTCGAGCTGCGGGCCCGGGACCGGACCTCGGGCGCCATCAAGGCCCTGCTCGACCTCACCCCTCCGACGGCGCGGCGCCTGGCCGACGACGGGGAGGAGCACGACGTCGCGATCGAGGAGGTCCGCGTCGGCGACCGGCTGCGGATCCGTCCCGGGGAGAAGGTGCCCGTCGACGCGACCGTCGAGCAGGGCCGGTCGGCCGTGGACGAGTCGCTCGTCACCGGTGAGTCACGGCCCGTGAACAAGCAGGAGGGGGACTCCGTCGTCGGCGGCACCGTCAACGGGGCCGGGGCGCTCGTCGTCGTCGCCGACAAGGTCGGCACCGACACGGTCGTCGCCCGCATCGTCGCGATGGTCGCGCAGGCGCAGCGCTCGCGCGCGCCGATCCAGCGGTTGGCCGACCGGGTCTCGGCGTGGTTCGTCCCCGCCGTGCTCGCGGCCGCGGTCGCCGCGTTCGTCGTGTGGGCCCTCGTCGGCCCCGACCCGCGGCTCGCGCACGCGCTCGTCGTCGCGGTCAGCGTCGTCGTCATCGCCTGCCCCTGCGCGCTCGGCCTGGCGACCCCGATGTCGGTGATGGTCGGCATCGGACGGGGGGCGCGCACCGGGGTGCTCGTCCGCGACGCCGAGGCCCTCGAGCGGCTCGAGAAGGTCGACACCCTCGTCGTCGACAAGACCGGCACCCTCACCGAGGGCCGGCCGTCCGTCACCGGGTTCGAGCTGCTCCCCGGCGCCGAGCGGGTCGACGGCGGGCCCCTCGACCACGACGCGGTGCTGGGCCTGCTCGCCTCGCTGGAGCGGGCGTCGGAGCACCCGCTCGGCCGCGCCGTCGTCCGCGCCGCCGAGGAGGCCGGCGTCGCGACCGCCGACGTCACCGACGTCGAGGCCCCGTCGGGCCAGGGGGTCCGCGGCACGGTGCGCGGGCGCACCGTCCTCGCCGGGACGGCGTCGTACCTGCGGGGGAGCGGGGTCGACGGCGCCGAGCTGGACGCCGTACGGCGCCGTGCGGACGAGTGGCGCGCGCAGGCCGCCACCGTCGTGCACGCCGCGGTCGACGGCCACCTCGTCGCCCTCGTCGCGGTCGCCGACCCGGTCCGCGCGTCCGCGTCCTCCGCCCTCGCCGCGCTGCGCGCCGAGGGGGTCGAGGTCGTCATGCTGACCGGCGACGACGAGGTCACGGCGCGCGCCGTCGCCGGCCGGCTCGGCGTCGAGCGGGTCGAGGCCGGGGTCCTGCCCGAGGGCAAGGGGGAGGTCGTCGAGCGGCTGCGCGCGCAGGGCCGCGTCGTCGCGATGGCCGGCGACGGCGTCAACGACGCCCCCGCGCTGGCGGCCGCCGACGTCGGCGTCGCCATGGGCGGCGGCACCGATGTGGCCGTCGAGAGCGCCGGGCTGACCCTGCTCAACGGCGACCTCGAGGGGCTCGTCCGGGCGCGGGCCCTGTCGCGCGCGACGATGCGCAACATCCGGCAGAACCTCGTCTTCGCCTTCGTCTACAACGCGGCCGGCGTCCCGCTCGCGGCGGGGGTGCTCTACCCGGCGCTCGGGTGGCTGCTGTCGCCGGTGGTCGCCGCGGCGGCCATGTCGCTGTCGTCGGTCAGCGTCATCGCCAACGCGCTGCGGCTGCGCTCGACGCACCTGTGAGACCAAGGCGCCGGCGACCCGTTCATCTCGGTGGGTCGCGCAACCGTCCGAGAAGCCAACCGTCATGTGATCTGACTGCTCGGTTGCCGAACTATCACCCTGGCGTCTACAATTCGGGCATTCGGTCGGAAAACGGCTGAGTCTCTCGAAGGGACAGCTGTGACCGGTGGAGGACCGTCCGTGCTCGAGGAGAGCGACCCGCTCGCCGGGGCGGACCTCCTCCGCTCGGTCCAGCTCCTCGTGATCGCCGTCGGCCACTACCGCTCGGTGGTCGCCGACGACCTCGGGCTGCCGGCGAACGACAGCCAGGCCCTGCAGGTCCTCGACGTCCTCGGGCCCATGCCGCAGATGGACCTCGGTCGACGGCTGCGCCTGACGAGCAGCTCGATGACGGCGCTGGTCGACCGGCTGGAGACCGCGGGGTACGCCGAGCGACGGCCCGACCCGGGCGACCGGCGTCGCTCGATCGTCGTCCTGACCCCCCGCGCCGACCGCGCGCTGGAGGCCGCCCGCACCACGATGGAGCAGCACCTGGCCGCGGACCTCGTGGCCGACGAGGACCTGGCCCGGGACCTGCGGCGGCTCGCCGCGGACGTCGGCGGCATCGAGTCCATCGACGCCTGAGCCGGCCCGCGGAGGGAACTTCCCCATTCTCGCCCCGGACAGGAGGCGGAGCGCTACCGTGAGCCCTGGCTCTCGTGGGGAGGGCCGGGGGAGATGCGTTCCGTGGGGGAGCGTCCAGATCCCGGGAGGCCGGCGGTCGCTGGGGAGCGGCTGGCCGGCCTCCGTTCTCCCCGGCCGTCCATGCCGCCGCCCTGTCCCACCCTCCTCCCGCACCGCTCCCAGGTCGCGGTCACGTCGACGTGGTCGACTGCCGGGCGTGAGCAGCATCGGGCACGACACCCTGCGCGTCGTCGTCGTCCTGGCCGTCCTCGCGGTCGGCGTGCTCACCGTCGTCCTCGTCGACCGCGACGCCGCCCGCTGCGCCCGGCGCCCGGCGTTCGCCGCCGTCGCCCTGGTCCTGCTCGTCGGGTCCGTGACGGGTGTCGTGCAGACGGTGCGGCTGGGCGACGGCTTCGCCACGGCCCTGTACGGCGCCCTGCTCGCCGCCGTCGCGCTCGCGACCGCCCGGGTGGTCGCCGCCCGCCGCTGACGGGGGCGGTGTACTCCCGCGCCCGGCGCCCTCACCGCGTTCCGGACTCACGTTGTGCCGCTTCCGGCGACCTCGGCGGGCTCAGGACGCGGCAGAACGCGAGTCCGGAACGCGACCGAGGGGGCCGGCGGGCAGCTGGACGACCACCCGGGCCCCGCCGAGCGGGGAGTCCTCCACCCGCACCGTCCCGCCGTGCCGGGCCACGAGGTCGGCGACGATGGCCAGCCCGAGGCCCGACCCGCCGGTGTGCCGGCCGCGGCTCGCGTCGAGCCGGACGAACCGCTCGAGCACCCGCTCGCGGTCAGCCGGCGGCACCCCGGGTCCGTCGTCGTCGACGACGAGCCGGACGCCCGTTCCCGTGCGCTCGAGGCCCACCCGGACCTCGCCCCGCGCGTGCTGGAGCGCGTTGTCGACGAGGTTGCGGCACACCTGCGCGAGCCGCAGCCGGTCGCCGACGACCTCGACCTCGCCCGCGTCGTCGCGGACGGCGACCGCCCCGGCCACCGCCCGCGCCCGGGCCGCCTCGGAGCGGACCACCCCGGCGAGGTCGACGGGCTCGCGGGCGAGGACCAGCCGGCCGTCGTCGGCCCGGGAGAGCAGGAGCAGGTCGTCGACGAGCCGCGCGAGGCGGGTGGTCTCGCCGCGCAGGATGGGACGCAGCTCGGCGACCGCGGCCGGGTCGGCGGGGTCGAGGAGCTCGCCGAGCCCGTGCAGCGTCGCGACGGGCGAACGCAGCTCGTGGCTCGCGTCGGCGACGAAGCGCCGCTGGGTCGCCCGGGCCCCCTCGAGCCGGGCAAGCATGGCGTTCATCGTCGTCGCGAGCGCGGCCACCTCGTCACCGGTGTCCGGCACCGGCACCGACGCCGCGACCGACGTGGCCCCGAGCTCCTCGACGCGGGCCCGGATGAGCTCGACGGACCGCAGGGTCCGGCCCACCCGCCACCAGACGGTGGCCGCGCCCAGGGCGACGACGAACGGCCACACGAGGACGAGCAGGACGGCCGTCGTGCTCACCGCGTCGGTCTGCTGGTCCTGCCCGGCGGCCACGAGGACGACGTACGTCGTCCCGTCCGGCGCGGCCACACCGCGGGCCACGACGAGCGGCGAGCGGAACCGGTGCGAGAGCGGGACGACGGAGCGGCCGGTGACCACCGTCCGCCCCGGGTCGGCGCGCAGGGCCGCGAGCTCGGTGCTCGGCAGCAGCCCGGTGGCGTCGACCGCCTCGACCCCCTCACCCACGTCGAGCGGCCCGCCCGCGGCGGCCGCGAGCCCACCGTCGGGGCCCACGACGGCGACGAGGGTGTCGGCGGGTCGGCCGACCTGCTCCGCCGCGCGCACCGCGGGCACCCCCGAGCGGGCGAGCAGGGCGGCGTCCTCGTCCAGGCGGGCCGTGAGCGAGTCGACGAGGGTCGAGACGAGCAGGGCGTGCAGGACGAGCAGGACGATCGCGCCGCCGACCGCGAGGCCCACGCCGAGGACGACCGCGGCCGCGGTCGCCGCCTGCCCCCGGACCGAGCGCAGCGCGGTGCCCGACCGCCGGGCGAGCGGCAGCAGGCGGCGGGGGACGGCCGGGGGGCGCACCGGGACAGGCTGGCACAGGCCGGCTCAGCGGCGTCTCAGGTCGCCGTCCGGCCCGGTGCGAGACTGACCCCGTGCGGATCCTGCTCGTCGAGGACGAACGCCCCCTGGCGGAGGTGGTGCGCCGGGGCCTGGTCAAGGAGGGCTTCGAGGTCGACGTCCTGCACGACGGCGAGGAGGCGCTCTGGCGGGCGGGCGAGCAGCCGTACGACGTCCTCGTCCTCGACATCATGCTGCCCGGCCTCGACGGCTACCAGCTCGTCGAGCGGTTGCGCGAGCGACAGGTCACCACGCCCGTGCTCATGCTCACCGCGCTCGACGACGAGTACGACCAGGCCCAGGCCTTCGACCTCGGCGCCGACGACTACCTCACCAAGCCGTTCAGCTTCGTCGTCCTCGCCGCCCGGCTGCGGGCGCTGCACCGGCGCTCGGGGAGCGGCGCGGCGGCGTCCGGGCTCCTCGAGGTCGGCGACCTGCGGCTGGACCCGCGCACCCGGCGCGTGCACCGCGGCGACCACGAGATCCGGCTCACCGCGAGGGAGTTCGCGCTCCTGCGCTACCTCATGGAGCGGCCCGACGAGGTGGTCGGGAAGCGCGAGCTGCTCGACGAGGTGTGGGACCCCGGCTTCGACGGACCGGCCAACGTCGTCGAGGTCTACGTCGGCTACCTGCGCCGCAAGCTCGACGTCCCGTTCGGGGTCGCGTCGCTGGAGACGGTGCGTGGCGCGGGCTACCGGCTCGTCGCCTCGCCGACGCCCTGAGCCGGCGCCGTCTCAGCCCCCTCTCAGGCGCACCGGGGCAGGATCGGGGACGACCCGAGCGGTTCGCGTCGGCCGGGTCGAGGTCCGTCCCCACCCCTGGTACGGCGGACCGGCGGGCCCCGCGCCTCTCACCCCCTGGCTGGTGCGGGGCCCGCCCCTCCCCACCCGGGCCCACCGCCGGTCAGGCGAGGTCGCGCGCCCCGAGGCGCAGGTGCTCCACGTGGTAAACGGCCTGGTCGAGCAGGGCGGCGACGTGGTCGTCGTACAGGCGGTAGCTGATCGAGCGGCCGCTGCGCGTGCCCTCGACGAGCCCGAGGTGACGCAGCAGGCGCAGCTGGTGCGAGACGGCCGACTGCTCCATGCCGACCTCGTCGGCGAGCACGCCGACGGTGGCCGGGCCCTGCCGCAGCCGGGCGAGGATGAGCAGCCGGCTGGGGGTGGTGAGGGCCTGGAGGGTGTCGGCGACGGTGCGCGCGGTCGTGGCGTCGAGCTCGGCGGGACCGACCCGTCCGTCCACCCCGTGACCCATGCCGGCAGCGTAGCAACGGCGGGACCCGAACCACACGGATGAACAGATGTTCATGCGTTGGTTATCGTAGGCGCGTGAGCCTCCTCGCCGAGCCCCGTCCCGACGCCCGACCGGCCGGTCTGCTTCCCCCCGTCACCCGCACCGCGCTGCGACGCGTGCCCGAGGTGCGCTGGGCGGCCCTCTCGCTCGTGCTGTTCCTCGCCGGGCTCGTCGTCGACCTCGCCGGTGGCCCGGCCTGGGCCTGGGGGCCGCTCCTCGCCGGCTGCTACGTCGCCGGGGGCTGGGAGCCGCTGCTCGCCGGGCTGTCGGCGCTGCGCGAGCGCACCCTCGACGTCGACCTGCTCATGGTCGTCGCCGCCCTCGGCGCCGCCGCCATCGGGCAGGTGCTCGACGGCGCGCTGCTCATCGTCATCTTCGCGACGTCCGGGGCGCTCGAGGCGGTCGCGACCGCCCGCACCGAGGACAGCGTGCGCTCGCTGCTCGACCTCGCGCCCGAGACCGCGACCCGGGTGGGACCCGACGGCGAGGAGAGCGTCGCCGTCGAGGACCTCGTCGTCGGCGACCTCGTCCTCGTCCGTCCGGGGGAGCGCGTCGGCGCCGAC includes these proteins:
- a CDS encoding heavy metal translocating P-type ATPase, with the translated sequence MPEHHHDHASLATQPTTADPVCGMTVAADAPLAAEHDGTTYRFCSEHCRARFVADPEAVLGRDDAGHHHHGHHHGDDHGHDRDHRDAADTVVDPVCGMTVAADAPLAAEHDGTTYRFCSEHCRARFVADPEAVLHPAPAAPADAAAEYTCPMHPEVRQHGPGSCPICGMALEPVLVTADSGPHPELADMTRRFRIGLALAVPVVLLEMGRHLVPALESAVPGDVSAWAQLVLTTPVVWWAGWPFLVRGWASVRTRNLNMFTLVALGTVVSWAFSVVATLAPGLLPAAFRSGMGEVDTYFEPAAVITVLVLLGQVLELRARDRTSGAIKALLDLTPPTARRLADDGEEHDVAIEEVRVGDRLRIRPGEKVPVDATVEQGRSAVDESLVTGESRPVNKQEGDSVVGGTVNGAGALVVVADKVGTDTVVARIVAMVAQAQRSRAPIQRLADRVSAWFVPAVLAAAVAAFVVWALVGPDPRLAHALVVAVSVVVIACPCALGLATPMSVMVGIGRGARTGVLVRDAEALERLEKVDTLVVDKTGTLTEGRPSVTGFELLPGAERVDGGPLDHDAVLGLLASLERASEHPLGRAVVRAAEEAGVATADVTDVEAPSGQGVRGTVRGRTVLAGTASYLRGSGVDGAELDAVRRRADEWRAQAATVVHAAVDGHLVALVAVADPVRASASSALAALRAEGVEVVMLTGDDEVTARAVAGRLGVERVEAGVLPEGKGEVVERLRAQGRVVAMAGDGVNDAPALAAADVGVAMGGGTDVAVESAGLTLLNGDLEGLVRARALSRATMRNIRQNLVFAFVYNAAGVPLAAGVLYPALGWLLSPVVAAAAMSLSSVSVIANALRLRSTHL
- a CDS encoding sensor histidine kinase yields the protein MRPPAVPRRLLPLARRSGTALRSVRGQAATAAAVVLGVGLAVGGAIVLLVLHALLVSTLVDSLTARLDEDAALLARSGVPAVRAAEQVGRPADTLVAVVGPDGGLAAAAGGPLDVGEGVEAVDATGLLPSTELAALRADPGRTVVTGRSVVPLSHRFRSPLVVARGVAAPDGTTYVVLVAAGQDQQTDAVSTTAVLLVLVWPFVVALGAATVWWRVGRTLRSVELIRARVEELGATSVAASVPVPDTGDEVAALATTMNAMLARLEGARATQRRFVADASHELRSPVATLHGLGELLDPADPAAVAELRPILRGETTRLARLVDDLLLLSRADDGRLVLAREPVDLAGVVRSEAARARAVAGAVAVRDDAGEVEVVGDRLRLAQVCRNLVDNALQHARGEVRVGLERTGTGVRLVVDDDGPGVPPADRERVLERFVRLDASRGRHTGGSGLGLAIVADLVARHGGTVRVEDSPLGGARVVVQLPAGPLGRVPDSRSAAS
- a CDS encoding MarR family winged helix-turn-helix transcriptional regulator, which produces MLEESDPLAGADLLRSVQLLVIAVGHYRSVVADDLGLPANDSQALQVLDVLGPMPQMDLGRRLRLTSSSMTALVDRLETAGYAERRPDPGDRRRSIVVLTPRADRALEAARTTMEQHLAADLVADEDLARDLRRLAADVGGIESIDA
- a CDS encoding ArsR/SmtB family transcription factor, with the protein product MGHGVDGRVGPAELDATTARTVADTLQALTTPSRLLILARLRQGPATVGVLADEVGMEQSAVSHQLRLLRHLGLVEGTRSGRSISYRLYDDHVAALLDQAVYHVEHLRLGARDLA
- a CDS encoding response regulator transcription factor — encoded protein: MRILLVEDERPLAEVVRRGLVKEGFEVDVLHDGEEALWRAGEQPYDVLVLDIMLPGLDGYQLVERLRERQVTTPVLMLTALDDEYDQAQAFDLGADDYLTKPFSFVVLAARLRALHRRSGSGAAASGLLEVGDLRLDPRTRRVHRGDHEIRLTAREFALLRYLMERPDEVVGKRELLDEVWDPGFDGPANVVEVYVGYLRRKLDVPFGVASLETVRGAGYRLVASPTP